The sequence GCACGCTCGTCCGGGTGGTATGTGGCAGGTCTCCCCGCATCATGACGGAGGCACCTTGCCCGGGGCACGGACACACATCCCCTCCCTTTCTCCGCCCCGGGGCGCCGGCTGGCGCGGGCTGGCCCCAGGGCTGGCGGTGCTGGCGGTGCTGGCGCTCGCGGGCTGCTCGCGGGGCGGCACCTCCGGGCCGGACTCGCGGAAGCTGGCGCTGACGCCCTGCCGGCTGGAGGGAGTGGCCAGCCAGGCGATGTGCGGCACGTACGAGGTGTTCGAGGACCGCGCCGCGATGTCGGGCCGGAAGATTCCCCTGCGCGTGGTGGTGGTGCCGGCGCTGGCGGCCCAGTCGGAGCCGGACCCGCTGGTGCTGCTGGCGGGCGGGCCGGGCCAGGCGGCGTCGCGCGTGCCGCAGGTCCTGCTCGCGCTGGAGCGCATCCGCCGCAAGCGCGACATCGTCCTGGTGGACCAGCGCGGTACGGGAGACTCGAATCCGCTGGAGTGCGAGCCGCACCCGCTGGACGAGGGACTGGCCGCGCGCTTCGACGAGCGCGACGCGGTGGCGAAGGTGCGCAGGTGCCGCGAGGGCTGGAGCGCGGACGTGCGCCAGTACACCACGCCGAACGCGATGGACGATTTGGACGAGGTGCGCGCGGCGCTCGGCTACGAGAAGGTGAACCTCTGGGGCGTCAGCTACGGCACGCGCGCGGCGCTGGTGTACATGCGCCAGCACCCGGACCGCGTGCGCACCGCGATTCTGGACGGCGTGGCGCCCATGGGCCTGTTCCTGCCCCTGAACGCGCCGCGCGACGGGCAGCACGCGCTGGATTTGCTGCTGGCCCACTGCGAGAAGGACGCGACGTGCGCGAAGGCGTACCCGGACCTGCGGGCCCGCACGGAGGCGCTGCTGGCGAAGCTGGAGGCGGAGCCCGTGCGCGTGCGCGTGTCACACCCGCTCACCGGCGTACCGGAGGACCTCGTGCTGTCGCGCTCGGCCTTCGTGTCGGAGCTGTTCAGCAAGCTCTACAGTCCGGAGATGGCGTCGCTGGTGCCGCTGATGTTGGACAAGGCGGCGCGCGGCGACTGGGCCCCCTTCGTGGCGCTGAGCGTGGGCCAGTCCGAGAGCGCGGGCCACACGGTGAGCCAGGGCCTGTAC comes from Pyxidicoccus parkwaysis and encodes:
- a CDS encoding alpha/beta hydrolase, which codes for MWQVSPHHDGGTLPGARTHIPSLSPPRGAGWRGLAPGLAVLAVLALAGCSRGGTSGPDSRKLALTPCRLEGVASQAMCGTYEVFEDRAAMSGRKIPLRVVVVPALAAQSEPDPLVLLAGGPGQAASRVPQVLLALERIRRKRDIVLVDQRGTGDSNPLECEPHPLDEGLAARFDERDAVAKVRRCREGWSADVRQYTTPNAMDDLDEVRAALGYEKVNLWGVSYGTRAALVYMRQHPDRVRTAILDGVAPMGLFLPLNAPRDGQHALDLLLAHCEKDATCAKAYPDLRARTEALLAKLEAEPVRVRVSHPLTGVPEDLVLSRSAFVSELFSKLYSPEMASLVPLMLDKAARGDWAPFVALSVGQSESAGHTVSQGLYYAVVCAEDAPYYDAEAVRREAKGTWFGPDMGLETLAICADWPKATLPVGYREPVGSDVPTLLLSGELDPVTPPAWAEEAKRTLHHALHVVVPGVGHNTVGADCARTLMNDLLTRGTVEGLTSSCGPNLTRPPFFTSFAGPVP